From Microbacterium sp. 10M-3C3:
CCATCGTCGCGGTCGCATCGTCCTCGTACGCGGTGACGACGACGCCGACCTGGACGCACGCGTGGAGGTAGGACAGCAGGTGGCATTCCACGAGCGCCGCGACGAGCAGATCCTCCGGATCCCACTTCTGCGGGTCGCCGCGGAACGGCTTGTCCGCCGAGGCGAGGACGTCGGGCTTGCCCTCGACGCGCAGCGTCACCGACCGGTCGTAGTCGCGGTACCCGCTCGTGCCGGTGCCGCGGTCGCCGGTCCACTCGGCACGGACGCGATAGGAGTGCTCGGAGCTCATCGCCCCAGTCTCGCACCGTGCGTCACGCGGTCGGCCGCGCAGGGGCGGCGATAGGCTGAGGACGTGCCGCCGCTCCCCGCCGACCCCGTCGAACTCGCCGTCGTCGACCGCAGCGGCTTCGTCGAATCCCGGCACTTCGGCGTGGCGGTCGTGCTCGGCCCCGACGGCTCCGTCGTGCGGTCGCTCGGCGACCCGGGCGCGGTCATCCTCCCCCGCTCGAGCATGAAGCCGCTG
This genomic window contains:
- a CDS encoding OsmC family protein, producing MSSEHSYRVRAEWTGDRGTGTSGYRDYDRSVTLRVEGKPDVLASADKPFRGDPQKWDPEDLLVAALVECHLLSYLHACVQVGVVVTAYEDDATATMVVEGMGGRFTEVVLHPVVTVADASMVAAAREAHTNAHDWCFIANSVNFPVRHEPIIRVAA